The Caldisalinibacter kiritimatiensis region TATGGCAGTAAAAAGAGCAGATATTATAGTGGTACCAACAACGTACAATGAGGATATTGATTGTAGAATAGAGTTTAATGAAGAATTGTCTATTAACCAATATCCAAAGGATTCTAGCGTATTGTTAAGTTCTATTGCACTAAGTACTCAAGCGTATACTATTGTTTCAAACTTTATAAAAGAAGAAACTGATTTTTCGGGAAGAAGTGGATTATATACAATTGACCCTTTTTATGGTTTGGACAAATCAATAATATCATCAAAAGAACAAGAAATTCCAATAGTGTTTGAATTTGATACTATTCAATCCGATTGGTGGTTTAATCAAGGAAAATTAATATCATCACGTAGAACCTATTTTTATAAGCCACTTATATTAGAAAACAAATAAGTTTATAGAAAAAAGCGACTTTCTAGTCGCTTTTTTTAGAATAGTACTAAATTACTATTGTGTAAAAAATGTCGAAAAAGTAGAAGGAAAACCTTAAACTATGTCGAATATTTAACAAAAAGCTAGAAAAATGCATAGTGAAAGGGGAGTGTATTATGAAGAAAAAAAACTCAACAAAAAAGGCTGTTAAACTGTCAATTAAAAATAAAATGATAGCTACAGCATGTTTATTATTAATAATACCGAATTTAGTAATTGGTTTAGTGAGTTATAATGTAGCAAAAAATGAGCTTAATCAAAAAGGGAAGGTTATACTTAAAAATGGAGTAAAGATGGCATTACAGTTAATTGACGCAAAAAATAAGGAAGTAGAAAAGGGGAATTTAACCTTAGAAGAGGCACAAGAACAGGTAAAAGTTTACTTGCTTGGACACAAAAGAAAGGATGGAACTAGACCAATCAACAAAAATATTGACCTTGGCGAGCATGGATATTTCATAGTCTATGATAAGGAAGGAAATGAGGTAGCTCATCCTACGCTTGAAGGTAAGAATGTATGGGATGCTAAAGATAAAAGTGATAAAGAATTTTATTTAGTACAAGACCAGATTAAAAAAGGGATTAATGGAGGAGGATATACATATTATTCATGGAACTTACCTAATTCAGATAAAATAGGTAAAAAAATATCATATTCTGAAGTAGACCCTAATTGGGGATGGATTGTTTCTGCTGGTACATATATGATGGATTACAACAAAGGTGCTAATCATATTCTTCAAATAATGATAATTTCTTTAATAGTTACTTTTGTAATTGGTGCAGTAGTTATTATAATATTTGCACGACATATTTCTAATCCTATTTCAAAAATTAGCATAGCATTAGAAGAGGTTGCTGATGGGAATTTAGGAGTTTCACAAGTAAATGTTAAAAACAGAGATGAAACTGGAGTATTAAGTCAAAGTTTTAATACAATGCTAAAAAATATAAAGAATCTTATTAACACAGTAAAAAATTCATCAGATACAGTTTTAGATGCTTCAAAATCATTAGCTTCTATAGCAGAACAAACATCTACAGCAACTGATGAGGTTGCAACAACTATAGAAGAAATAGCACAGAGCACAGGCGAACAAGCAAAGGATACAGAAAATGGTGCAGTTCAAGTAAATCAGCTTGCAGAGCATATTGAGAAGGTTACAGACTCAGCAAATAATATGAGTACTATAGTAGTAAATACAAATGATATGAGCAGTAAAGGAATCAACATAGTTAAAACACTAACAGAGAAATCTAACCAAAATAGAGCTACAGCTGAAAAAGTAAATCAAGTAGTTCTTGAGGTAGATAATAGCTCAGAGGAGATAAATAGCATTACAGAAACAATTAGTCAACTTGCAGAACAAACAAATCTATTAGCATTGAATGCAGCAATAGAAGCAGCAAGAGCTGGGGAAGCAGGTAGCGGTTTTGCAGTAGTAGCAGAACAGATTAGAAAATTAGCTGAAGAGTCGGCACAGGCAGCAAATAAAGTTAAGAATTTAATAACTACTATCCAAGAAAAATCAAAAACTGCTGTAGAAGTAATGGAAGAATCTAAAACTATTGCACAGGAGAATGATAAAGCAGTAAAAGAAACTAGTGAAATATTTAATAATATAACTTTAGGAATCAATAGTTTGTTAGAGAAGGTTGAAGAAGTTAAAAAATATAGTATAGAAATGAATAATAAAAAAGAGGAAATTGTAGCTGTGATTGAAAACATATCAGCTTCATCACAACAGAACTCAGCATCAGTACAACAGATTTCAGCATCTACTGAAGAGCAATTAGCGTCAGTTCAAGAAGTTTCATCATATGCACAAAATTTAAAACAATTAGCCGAGCAGCTACAACAAGAACTGTATAAATTCAAAGCATAAAAAGGAGCTTATTTTGAGCTCCTTTGTTTTATATATGTTTACTTACATATTAAACTAGCTAGAATTTTTATTTAATATTAAACAGTGAAAAGCTACTATGTTCTAGGAATTCAGATGTTTTTGTAGTATCTTATTATATTCATCGATAACAATATCAAGCATTTCACTAGCAGCTAGGATTTCAATAGCTTCTAATCTATTATCACAATTTTTTAATTTTTCGAGGTTATTTTTTACGTCATCTATTTTTTTTATAAATTTATCCATATCAAACATTTAAAGCACCTCTAATTGACATAACTTATGGTATTTTTTAACAACGAAAACAACATGATAGATGATATCATGTGAAAACACAATAGTCAAGTAGTACTTTAGTTGCATTTTTACACGATTCGACAAAATGTGTTAATAATAAAGAGCCAAAAGATTTTTACTTTTGGCTCTTTATTTTAAGTATTAAAAGCATACTTAGATTTTGGAGTAGGTTTAGAACTAAAAACTTGTTTTAATATGTCCCAAATTATTTCTGCGGCTATACTACTAATAAAACCTAATAATAGTGTTTCTACAACTGTCATTATATCACCTCGGATTTAATTTAACCAAAATAATAAAATGTATACTAGGTAAAAAGTTAGTAATTCAACAGAACCTACTACTATGTAACATTTAAAAGGAGTGAGGGTTTAAAGTAACAACTTATTTGTAAACAAACTTAGGTATAATTAATTATGTAAATAGTTATAGTATCTTTTAACTATTAAAATATGTAATATAAAAGTTTTGCTATATGATATTAGCCGCAGTTAAATCAGTTTATAAGTTATCATATTTACTAAAGTTGTATGTAATAATTAAACTTTATATTTATTATTAACAGAATAAATAAAACATATGCAATCGATTGCATATGTTTTATTTATATATTTTAATCTGAGATGAATGAAAGCTATATATTAAACTAATTAGACTAGCAATACTTAATGTGACTCCCACAAAAGCAAAAACTAAATTAATAGATGTATCATTTAACAAAAAGCTGATAAAATTTAGAATAAAAGGTGACAAAAACTTTCCTAAAAAAATTGCACCGCTGACAATAGATAAAGCAAAGGCATTAGAATATTGAGGAGTTATATCAACTACTTTTAAAAATATAGTAGGCTTAAGAATTCCTAAACTAAAACCAATCATAAATGAGGCTAAAAAAATAATAAAAAGATTATATCCTGTACTTAATATAAAAAAACCTATCCCCATCAATGCAATCGAGCTAGGCGTATTGAATCTTTTAAAA contains the following coding sequences:
- a CDS encoding Spo0E family sporulation regulatory protein-aspartic acid phosphatase, whose product is MFDMDKFIKKIDDVKNNLEKLKNCDNRLEAIEILAASEMLDIVIDEYNKILQKHLNS
- a CDS encoding methyl-accepting chemotaxis protein, which codes for MKKKNSTKKAVKLSIKNKMIATACLLLIIPNLVIGLVSYNVAKNELNQKGKVILKNGVKMALQLIDAKNKEVEKGNLTLEEAQEQVKVYLLGHKRKDGTRPINKNIDLGEHGYFIVYDKEGNEVAHPTLEGKNVWDAKDKSDKEFYLVQDQIKKGINGGGYTYYSWNLPNSDKIGKKISYSEVDPNWGWIVSAGTYMMDYNKGANHILQIMIISLIVTFVIGAVVIIIFARHISNPISKISIALEEVADGNLGVSQVNVKNRDETGVLSQSFNTMLKNIKNLINTVKNSSDTVLDASKSLASIAEQTSTATDEVATTIEEIAQSTGEQAKDTENGAVQVNQLAEHIEKVTDSANNMSTIVVNTNDMSSKGINIVKTLTEKSNQNRATAEKVNQVVLEVDNSSEEINSITETISQLAEQTNLLALNAAIEAARAGEAGSGFAVVAEQIRKLAEESAQAANKVKNLITTIQEKSKTAVEVMEESKTIAQENDKAVKETSEIFNNITLGINSLLEKVEEVKKYSIEMNNKKEEIVAVIENISASSQQNSASVQQISASTEEQLASVQEVSSYAQNLKQLAEQLQQELYKFKA